The following are from one region of the Falco cherrug isolate bFalChe1 chromosome 19, bFalChe1.pri, whole genome shotgun sequence genome:
- the LOC129734282 gene encoding claw keratin-like isoform X1 has translation MSCTSLCNTSCGVAAPAPLADTCNEPCVRQCPDSTVVIQPPPSVITFPGPILSSFPQQSVVGSAGAPGVGGGYGGTFGGRGGFGGYGGYGGYGGYGGYGGYGGLWGYGGYGGYGSCGGYGGYGGYGGFGGCGYGGWRRGHRYLNGNCGPC, from the coding sequence ATGTCCTGCACCAGCCTGTGCAACACCTCCTGTGGGgtggccgccccggccccgctggctGACAcctgcaacgagccctgcgtGCGGCAGTGCCCTGACTCCACGGTGGTGATCCAGCCGCCACCCTCGGTGATCACCTTCCCCGggcccatcctcagctccttcccgcagCAGAGTGTTGTTGGCTCAGCGGGAGCTCCCGGTGTTGGCGGAGGCTACGGCGGCACTTTTGGAGGCCGTGGTGGTTTTGGAGGCTATGGAGGCTATGGAGGCTACGGGGGCTATGGAGGCTATGGGGGCTATGGAGGCCTTTGGGGCTACGGGGGCTATGGAGGCTATGGGAGCTGTGGGGGCTATGGAGGTTATGGGGGCTATGGAGGATTTGGCGGTTGTGGATATGGTGGCTGGCGCCGAGGCCACAGGTACCTCAATGGCAACTGTGGACCCTGCTAA
- the LOC129734282 gene encoding claw keratin-like isoform X2: MSCTSLCNTSCGVAAPAPLADTCNEPCVRQCPDSTVVIQPPPSVITFPGPILSSFPQQSVVGSAGAPGVGGGYGGTFGGRGGFGGYGGYGGYGGYGGYGGYGGLWGYGGYGGYGGFGGCGYGGWRRGHRYLNGNCGPC, from the exons ATGTCCTGCACCAGCCTGTGCAACACCTCCTGTGGGgtggccgccccggccccgctggctGACAcctgcaacgagccctgcgtGCGGCAGTGCCCTGACTCCACGGTGGTGATCCAGCCGCCACCCTCGGTGATCACCTTCCCCGggcccatcctcagctccttcccgcagCAGAGTGTTGTTGGCTCAGCGGGAGCTCCCGGTGTTGGCGGAGGCTACGGCGGCACTTTTGGAGGCCGTGGTGGTTTTGGAGGCTATGGAGGCTATGGAGGCTACGGGGGCTATGGAGGCTATGGGGGCTATGGAGGCCTTTGGGGCTACGGGG GTTATGGGGGCTATGGAGGATTTGGCGGTTGTGGATATGGTGGCTGGCGCCGAGGCCACAGGTACCTCAATGGCAACTGTGGACCCTGCTAA
- the LOC129734279 gene encoding claw keratin-like isoform X2 has protein sequence MSCTSLCNTSCGVAAPAPLADTCNEPCVRQCPDSTVVIQPPPSVITFPGPILSSFPQQSVVGSAGAPGVGGGYGGTFGGRGGFGGYGGYGGYGGYGGYGGYGGLWGYGGYGGYGGFGGCGYGSWGRGHRYLNGNCGPC, from the exons ATGTCCTGCACCAGCCTGTGCAACACCTCCTGTGGGgtggccgccccggccccgctggctGACAcctgcaacgagccctgcgtGCGGCAGTGCCCTGACTCCACGGTGGTGATCCAGCCGCCACCCTCGGTGATCACCTTCCCCGggcccatcctcagctccttcccgcagCAGAGTGTTGTTGGCTCAGCGGGAGCTCCCGGTGTTGGCGGAGGCTACGGCGGCACTTTTGGAGGCCGTGGTGGTTTTGGAGGCTATGGAGGCTATGGAGGCTACGGGGGCTATGGAGGCTATGGGGGCTATGGAGGCCTTTGGGGCTACGGGG GTTATGGGGGCTATGGAGGATTTGGCGGTTGTGGATATGGGAGCTGGGGCCGAGGCCACAGGTACCTCAATGGCAACTGTGGACCCTGCTAA
- the LOC129734279 gene encoding claw keratin-like isoform X1 has protein sequence MSCTSLCNTSCGVAAPAPLADTCNEPCVRQCPDSTVVIQPPPSVITFPGPILSSFPQQSVVGSAGAPGVGGGYGGTFGGRGGFGGYGGYGGYGGYGGYGGYGGLWGYGGYGGYGSCGGYGGYGGYGGFGGCGYGSWGRGHRYLNGNCGPC, from the coding sequence ATGTCCTGCACCAGCCTGTGCAACACCTCCTGTGGGgtggccgccccggccccgctggctGACAcctgcaacgagccctgcgtGCGGCAGTGCCCTGACTCCACGGTGGTGATCCAGCCGCCACCCTCGGTGATCACCTTCCCCGggcccatcctcagctccttcccgcagCAGAGTGTTGTTGGCTCAGCGGGAGCTCCCGGTGTTGGCGGAGGCTACGGCGGCACTTTTGGAGGCCGTGGTGGTTTTGGAGGCTATGGAGGCTATGGAGGCTACGGGGGCTATGGAGGCTATGGGGGCTATGGAGGCCTTTGGGGCTACGGGGGCTATGGAGGCTATGGGAGCTGTGGGGGCTATGGAGGTTATGGGGGCTATGGAGGATTTGGCGGTTGTGGATATGGGAGCTGGGGCCGAGGCCACAGGTACCTCAATGGCAACTGTGGACCCTGCTAA